The following proteins are encoded in a genomic region of Macellibacteroides fermentans:
- the rfbC gene encoding dTDP-4-dehydrorhamnose 3,5-epimerase: MNVIKTKIDGVVIIEPKVFGDERGYFFESFSSARFEEEVCKTTFVQDNESKSSYGVLRGLHFQKGKYAQSKLVRVVFGKVLDVAVDIRKGSPTFGKHVAVELTDENKRQLFVPRGFAHGFVVLSEIAVFQYKCDNLYAPQEEGAIAWNDPAIGIDWKIDPSVVMLSEKDKKHPFLADSDYLFDFNENLYE; encoded by the coding sequence ATGAACGTAATTAAAACAAAGATAGATGGGGTTGTAATTATTGAACCCAAAGTTTTTGGTGACGAACGCGGTTACTTTTTCGAATCTTTTTCTTCCGCACGTTTTGAAGAGGAGGTATGTAAAACAACCTTTGTACAGGATAACGAATCGAAATCAAGCTATGGAGTATTAAGGGGACTGCATTTCCAGAAAGGAAAATATGCGCAGTCTAAATTGGTACGGGTGGTGTTCGGTAAGGTGCTGGATGTGGCTGTGGATATCCGTAAAGGTTCGCCAACGTTTGGCAAACATGTGGCCGTGGAGCTGACAGACGAAAACAAGCGTCAGCTGTTTGTGCCTCGTGGATTTGCCCACGGATTTGTGGTGCTGAGCGAAATAGCTGTTTTCCAATACAAATGCGACAATCTGTATGCTCCGCAGGAAGAAGGGGCTATAGCCTGGAACGACCCGGCAATCGGGATTGACTGGAAAATTGATCCGTCTGTTGTGATGTTGTCTGAAAAAGACAAAAAACATCCGTTCTTGGCCGATTCTGATTACTTGTTTGATTTTAATGAAAATCTTTATGAATAA
- the rfbA gene encoding glucose-1-phosphate thymidylyltransferase RfbA: MKGIVLAGGSGTRLYPITKGVSKQLLPVYDKPMIFYPISVLMLAGIREILIISTPQDLPGFRRLLGDGSEYGVQFEYAEQPSPDGLAQAFIIGESFIGNDNACLVLGDNIFYGQSFSKMLSEAVQNAEKENKATVFGYYVNDPERYGVAEFDKAGNVLSIEEKPAQPKSNYAVVGLYFYPNKVVEVAKNIKPSARGELEITTVNQEFLKDGELKVQLLGRGFAWLDTGTHDSLSEASTFVEVIEKRQGLKVACLEEIAYRKGWINDDKLRELAQPMIKNQYGQYLLKLIKE, from the coding sequence ATGAAAGGTATCGTTCTTGCCGGAGGATCCGGCACACGCCTCTACCCTATCACCAAAGGAGTTAGCAAACAACTGCTGCCGGTGTATGACAAACCAATGATCTTTTACCCTATCTCGGTATTAATGCTGGCTGGGATCCGGGAGATACTGATAATCTCCACACCACAAGATCTGCCCGGCTTCCGTCGATTATTAGGAGATGGAAGTGAATACGGTGTACAATTCGAATATGCCGAGCAACCCAGTCCCGACGGATTAGCACAGGCTTTTATCATTGGCGAATCATTTATCGGGAACGACAACGCCTGCTTGGTATTGGGCGATAATATATTTTACGGACAAAGCTTCAGCAAAATGTTGAGTGAAGCCGTACAAAATGCAGAAAAGGAGAATAAGGCTACCGTATTCGGATATTACGTTAATGATCCGGAACGTTACGGAGTAGCCGAATTCGATAAAGCTGGAAATGTACTCAGCATTGAAGAGAAACCGGCTCAACCTAAGTCTAATTATGCAGTGGTAGGGCTCTACTTCTACCCCAACAAGGTGGTGGAAGTGGCTAAGAACATCAAGCCAAGCGCCAGAGGTGAATTGGAAATCACCACCGTAAACCAGGAATTTCTGAAAGACGGAGAGCTTAAAGTACAACTTTTGGGTCGGGGATTCGCCTGGCTGGACACTGGGACACACGATTCACTAAGCGAAGCAAGTACTTTTGTAGAAGTAATTGAAAAAAGACAAGGCCTCAAAGTAGCCTGTCTGGAAGAGATTGCCTACCGCAAAGGTTGGATTAATGATGATAAGTTAAGGGAACTAGCCCAACCGATGATAAAAAATCAGTACGGACAGTACCTGCTTAAATTGATAAAGGAATGA
- a CDS encoding MraY family glycosyltransferase: protein MEWNLIYKIFGLLFFSELAYFKVADRLNIIDKPNKRSSHERITLLGGGVVFYFGVLLYSIWFNVPYHWYFAGLTLIAGISFLDDIRPIPSKIRLVFHFAAMMLMFQEWGLFSGTPLWYILAGLIFCTGIINAYNFMDGINGLTGVYSFVIILVLEYINTQIVHFIDSAYLGTVLISLAVFIFFNFRKNAKCFAGDVGSVGIAFIILFALGKLILVTKDPSYLIVLAVYGVDTILTIVHRIMLKENILEAHRKHAYQLMANELKMPHVLVSSIYAAVQALIIAGYFIFTDFRWLYFACVIAVLSIAYVIFMRKYFKIHVKAMEAKQSHS, encoded by the coding sequence ATGGAGTGGAATTTAATTTACAAGATTTTTGGTTTATTATTTTTCTCGGAGCTTGCCTACTTTAAAGTGGCCGACCGACTTAATATTATCGACAAACCTAACAAGCGTAGCTCTCACGAACGTATTACGTTATTGGGGGGTGGTGTTGTATTTTACTTTGGTGTACTTTTGTATAGCATCTGGTTTAATGTGCCCTATCATTGGTACTTCGCAGGACTGACTCTCATTGCAGGAATCAGCTTTCTGGACGATATCAGACCTATCCCGAGCAAGATACGTCTTGTGTTTCATTTTGCAGCTATGATGCTGATGTTTCAGGAATGGGGGCTGTTTTCGGGCACTCCGTTATGGTATATCCTTGCCGGATTGATTTTCTGCACGGGTATTATCAATGCCTATAACTTTATGGATGGAATTAATGGGCTTACAGGGGTTTACAGCTTTGTAATTATCCTGGTGCTCGAATATATAAACACGCAGATCGTACACTTTATCGACTCTGCTTACCTGGGTACGGTGCTGATTTCGCTGGCCGTATTCATATTTTTTAACTTCCGCAAGAATGCCAAATGTTTTGCCGGAGATGTGGGTTCTGTAGGTATTGCCTTTATTATTTTGTTTGCCCTGGGTAAACTGATTCTGGTTACCAAAGATCCCAGCTACCTGATTGTTCTTGCCGTTTACGGAGTCGATACGATTCTGACTATTGTGCATAGGATTATGCTGAAAGAGAATATACTTGAAGCGCACCGCAAACATGCCTATCAATTGATGGCTAACGAGCTGAAGATGCCCCACGTTCTGGTATCTTCCATCTATGCGGCGGTTCAGGCTCTGATTATAGCTGGTTATTTTATATTTACGGATTTCCGCTGGCTCTATTTTGCCTGTGTAATAGCCGTACTTAGTATAGCCTACGTAATCTTCATGCGCAAATATTTCAAAATCCATGTAAAAGCAATGGAAGCTAAGCAAAGCCACTCTTAA
- a CDS encoding polysaccharide biosynthesis protein — translation MKRIVQERLNNLAQLKYLSRWIVFGADLATSVTVSLFTIILLQYAIGIHVDLGVFVRMAFFSGVASVAAFLVFRPYRGVVRHSTLQELWRLGSASFVKSVLLIILIYFFGDPKPIKFLILCFFIDSLATGGLMLSLRVILINLYNFILSTNNKQQRNLLIYGTTPQSISSVYLNTQAYLNMYKVMGYIIYGSKGKQMSIGGLPVYYVEDKTGLASLIKRNNLDGILFTNPKEAKEEQNRLIRHCEKLNLRTLVMPPMEDLVDGGVKRSIRPVRIEDLLGRDEIKINLQEIADSLEGKVVLVSGAAGSIGSEICRQLARFRIRKLVLFDSAETPMHNLRLELEEKFPELKFQPVIGDVRSESRVNAVFERYLPQVVFHAAAYKHVPLMESNPCEAIRVNVRGTRNMADHAVKYGVERFVMVSTDKAVNPTNVMGCSKRLAEIYVQSLATAIKNGTHPGVTKFITTRFGNVLGSNGSVIPRFREQIEKGGPITVTHPDIIRYFMTIPEACRLVLEAGTMGKGGEIFIFEMGEPVKIADLARRMIELAGFEPDVDIQISYTGLRPGEKLYEELLSNEENTLPTPHEKIRVAKVREYNYQEIEPRIDSLTQVARQGLVLDTVLQMKQIVPEFISQNSEFEKLDIKQPVSR, via the coding sequence ATGAAAAGAATTGTTCAAGAAAGACTTAATAATCTGGCCCAACTCAAATACCTGAGCCGTTGGATTGTATTTGGTGCCGACCTGGCGACCTCCGTTACTGTATCCCTTTTTACCATCATCCTGCTTCAGTATGCCATCGGCATTCATGTAGATTTAGGTGTATTTGTACGCATGGCATTCTTCTCCGGCGTAGCAAGCGTCGCAGCTTTTCTGGTTTTCCGTCCCTACCGGGGGGTGGTTCGCCATTCTACGCTGCAGGAGTTGTGGCGTCTGGGGTCGGCTTCCTTCGTTAAGTCGGTTTTGCTTATCATCCTGATCTACTTTTTCGGGGATCCCAAGCCTATCAAATTCTTGATTCTCTGCTTCTTTATTGATTCGCTGGCTACCGGAGGTTTGATGCTGTCGCTGCGGGTGATCCTGATAAACTTGTATAATTTCATTCTTTCCACCAACAATAAGCAGCAACGGAATTTGCTTATTTATGGCACCACCCCTCAGAGCATATCGTCTGTATACCTGAACACCCAGGCTTACCTTAACATGTATAAGGTAATGGGGTATATTATTTATGGTTCAAAAGGGAAACAGATGAGCATCGGTGGACTGCCGGTTTATTATGTGGAAGACAAGACCGGGCTTGCCAGCCTGATTAAAAGAAATAACCTGGACGGGATATTGTTTACCAATCCCAAAGAGGCCAAAGAGGAACAGAACCGTTTGATCCGTCACTGCGAGAAGCTGAACCTGCGTACGTTGGTGATGCCTCCCATGGAGGATTTGGTGGATGGCGGCGTTAAACGGTCCATCCGTCCGGTTCGTATCGAGGACTTACTGGGCCGCGACGAGATTAAGATCAACCTGCAGGAGATTGCCGATAGTCTGGAGGGCAAAGTGGTGCTGGTGTCTGGTGCGGCGGGCTCCATCGGGAGCGAGATCTGCCGGCAGCTGGCACGCTTCCGCATCCGCAAGCTGGTGTTGTTTGACTCGGCGGAGACGCCCATGCATAACTTACGTCTTGAATTGGAAGAGAAGTTTCCGGAACTGAAGTTCCAGCCGGTTATCGGGGATGTGCGCAGTGAATCACGGGTGAATGCAGTTTTTGAAAGATACCTTCCTCAGGTGGTATTCCATGCGGCAGCCTACAAGCATGTGCCGTTGATGGAGAGCAATCCCTGCGAGGCCATACGGGTGAATGTGCGGGGTACGCGCAACATGGCGGACCATGCCGTGAAGTACGGGGTGGAACGGTTTGTGATGGTATCGACGGACAAGGCCGTGAATCCCACCAATGTGATGGGCTGCAGCAAGCGGTTGGCCGAAATATATGTGCAGAGTCTGGCTACGGCCATCAAGAACGGTACCCATCCGGGTGTAACGAAGTTTATCACCACGCGCTTTGGCAATGTGCTGGGGAGCAACGGTTCGGTGATTCCGCGCTTCCGCGAACAGATTGAGAAGGGTGGACCCATTACGGTGACTCATCCGGACATCATACGCTACTTTATGACCATCCCCGAGGCGTGCCGGCTGGTGCTGGAGGCGGGTACCATGGGCAAGGGTGGCGAGATCTTTATCTTTGAGATGGGCGAACCTGTAAAGATAGCCGACCTGGCCCGACGGATGATCGAACTGGCCGGCTTCGAGCCCGATGTGGATATACAGATTTCTTATACAGGTCTGCGTCCCGGCGAAAAATTATACGAAGAACTGTTGAGTAACGAAGAGAATACCCTCCCTACCCCACACGAAAAAATCAGGGTAGCTAAAGTACGTGAGTATAACTACCAGGAGATTGAACCCCGGATTGATTCGTTAACGCAAGTGGCCCGTCAAGGCCTGGTGCTTGATACGGTACTGCAGATGAAGCAGATCGTTCCGGAGTTTATCAGTCAGAATTCCGAATTCGAAAAGCTGGATATTAAGCAGCCTGTATCACGCTGA
- a CDS encoding polysaccharide biosynthesis/export family protein → MNVRCVAGLVLWCLFLVVNSATGQNGSYVINRGDVLDIVVMEHPEFSLSGITVLPDGYIQYPGIGGIKAAGMSSEALTASVEKSVEKYVVNPVVSIYIRKIQNQMLNVLGYVNKPGQFQVFEGVDLLSALSMAGGIKNIKKGKQIVIVRADQSMEEIRLKDYMNPKHRVQKLPVLYAGDTVYVKEPADINWSKFSFFSTMLMAIATILNIMR, encoded by the coding sequence ATGAATGTGAGGTGTGTTGCGGGTTTGGTACTTTGGTGTCTGTTCTTGGTTGTTAATTCGGCAACAGGGCAGAACGGGAGTTATGTGATTAACCGGGGGGATGTGCTGGATATCGTTGTGATGGAGCATCCGGAGTTTTCGTTGAGCGGCATTACGGTGCTGCCCGACGGGTATATCCAGTATCCGGGGATCGGTGGTATAAAGGCGGCGGGGATGAGCAGCGAAGCGCTTACCGCATCGGTGGAAAAGAGCGTGGAGAAGTATGTGGTGAATCCGGTGGTGTCTATCTACATCCGCAAGATTCAGAACCAGATGCTGAATGTGTTGGGGTATGTAAACAAGCCGGGACAGTTTCAGGTTTTCGAGGGGGTGGACCTGCTTTCGGCCCTGAGCATGGCGGGTGGCATCAAGAATATAAAGAAGGGGAAACAGATTGTGATTGTACGGGCGGATCAGTCCATGGAGGAGATCCGGCTGAAGGATTACATGAACCCGAAGCACCGGGTACAGAAACTGCCGGTGCTATACGCCGGTGATACCGTTTACGTAAAGGAGCCTGCAGACATCAACTGGTCTAAGTTTTCATTCTTCTCAACCATGCTGATGGCCATTGCTACGATACTGAATATTATGCGGTAA
- a CDS encoding LCP family glycopolymer transferase codes for MPASNGVSPKVFRRRKIAFWVVLGVLVLTGLVYWVVLPLFADNRERVAIRVAVCGAVNRPAVYSMERGSDLGMLIRRAGGLKPGADFFRVDAERTVRNDSVYIIPFRGNGGAAVRLPVVPEGLMNKEVALAGDSLFLGKEDRELQHVSILYVGLPAVYVLITFYPELNRIQCTHIPFSTRFLAEDYRLMDLFFTLDIRPTLRVVEASLNQKIDYFLIQDRSRFISLIDRLGGVDCNLDGTYAQGVGVKPGKGRLDGFGAWEFIRFLDRQDARGLDVRGLEVAYDARRHRQQGMLRAMRSAFGQLDTEDQLKLIARIGELFQTNMDRKFVLSLYRNMLAVPELSFGTLPGYYSAEGDRLFFYPDIPGYRSLLKREIRSYLVAPGNRKQRVY; via the coding sequence ATGCCTGCTAGCAACGGGGTTTCTCCCAAGGTGTTCCGCCGCAGGAAGATTGCCTTTTGGGTGGTGCTGGGTGTACTGGTGCTGACGGGGCTGGTGTACTGGGTGGTGCTGCCTTTGTTTGCGGACAACCGTGAGAGGGTGGCGATCCGGGTGGCGGTATGCGGTGCGGTGAATCGTCCGGCGGTGTATTCCATGGAGCGGGGTTCCGACCTGGGGATGCTGATCCGCAGGGCCGGGGGACTCAAGCCCGGTGCAGATTTCTTTAGGGTGGATGCGGAACGGACGGTGCGCAATGATTCGGTATATATAATTCCCTTTCGGGGCAATGGCGGAGCCGCAGTACGGTTGCCGGTGGTGCCGGAGGGGTTGATGAATAAGGAGGTGGCCTTGGCGGGCGACTCGCTCTTCCTTGGGAAGGAGGACCGGGAGCTGCAGCATGTTTCTATTTTATATGTGGGGTTGCCTGCTGTATATGTGTTGATAACTTTCTATCCGGAGCTCAACCGGATTCAGTGTACCCATATTCCCTTCAGTACCCGTTTCCTTGCAGAGGATTACCGACTGATGGATCTGTTCTTTACCTTGGATATTCGTCCTACGCTCCGTGTCGTAGAGGCTTCCCTCAATCAGAAAATAGATTATTTCCTGATACAGGACCGCTCCCGGTTTATCAGTCTGATTGACCGGCTGGGGGGTGTTGACTGTAACCTGGACGGTACCTATGCCCAGGGGGTTGGGGTGAAGCCGGGAAAAGGCAGGTTGGATGGCTTCGGGGCCTGGGAGTTTATACGGTTTCTGGACAGGCAGGATGCCAGGGGGTTGGATGTACGGGGACTGGAAGTGGCTTACGATGCCAGACGGCACCGCCAGCAGGGTATGTTGCGTGCCATGCGCAGTGCTTTCGGCCAACTGGATACGGAGGATCAGCTGAAGTTGATAGCCCGTATCGGGGAGCTCTTCCAGACCAACATGGACCGGAAGTTTGTGTTGTCTCTGTACCGGAATATGCTTGCCGTGCCCGAATTATCCTTCGGTACGTTGCCGGGGTATTACAGTGCGGAGGGGGACCGGTTGTTCTTTTATCCGGATATTCCGGGGTACCGGTCGCTGCTTAAACGGGAGATCCGCTCGTATCTGGTGGCTCCCGGAAACAGGAAGCAACGGGTGTATTAG
- a CDS encoding AAA family ATPase yields the protein MHPNSDLNFNSNSVPSNEPEENLVHLIVRYLQVLLIHKWVFLCGFVLVFMAVVVFAVKQPKLYKSDYEVFYNETVHEYMSEKNVPVVKSDFDKNFWLSNMQSTEIARLTLQRTGLPLTADQLKGAIKVDILDKKREDRVPIFKVGITSAHPAEIPLIMSAYMESLNELLLKHQQSNSQRLIDFLTKQIADNNEKLNVLDKQVLSMAATSSGGMLDVDRLQANLESFRMDLMKAQIALSTLKASRQRTESALKNLDGTIVNESAFTEPLKVQLMNLEVDLARALTKNREDHPSVKAIRSNIKQLNVMLRDSLENRMQIKSLMENPLKTQLMSKLMELQIAEVSEETHVASLERVIGDLEHRTLPDANDENQQQVLRNREMVFMTIKQLNLNLIEAQSASSGSLSRFVMVDEPDVPALPANKGIVFFIAVGLMAGLAVAAGLVFLYDMLDNRLMVTGDFECFYTWPVLGSFGHRKPDAFGDRGLKEPAAGGYAGWSDLSSVVVNLRQAIKYKDKRVLAVCSSVRQEGKSLISLELARALAYKKLRVLLVDMDFFAPKLSGMLQRTDSRGLSDLLAGGCNLEGVLQETRVPSLWFTAAGTVKERRDLLYDDPALTAFLQEVRQRFDVVIVDTPAALFVPEVVGVMEHMDGIILMVRLEVTSRVALDKLKGLLQSHNLPVLGAIINGVKGNVLNKYTGYHAERYRYYPDGEADGASGALVPEMQPVRVPLFRKFRLRKWMYFFLAFQALAIAGWLGYVTAGKRFTARQTEVVPEVRVPAPAAVPDTALVAGTLNADSVAPQWLDTVVVEAGTRLTLLSLSYYGDKVFWVYVYIANRDVIKDPNRVPAGASLRIPMPDRYRIDAADKESVARAAKLQREILAGNFEGVDALDKLAANG from the coding sequence ATGCATCCTAATTCTGATTTAAATTTTAATTCTAATTCCGTACCTTCCAATGAGCCAGAAGAGAACCTGGTTCATCTGATTGTTCGTTACCTGCAGGTGTTACTTATACACAAGTGGGTTTTTTTATGCGGTTTTGTGTTGGTTTTTATGGCGGTGGTGGTGTTTGCTGTGAAACAGCCCAAGTTGTACAAGTCTGATTACGAGGTATTCTACAACGAAACAGTGCACGAGTATATGTCTGAAAAGAATGTGCCGGTGGTGAAGTCGGATTTCGACAAGAATTTCTGGCTCAGCAACATGCAGAGTACGGAGATTGCCCGGCTTACCTTGCAGCGTACGGGGCTGCCGCTTACGGCCGACCAGCTGAAAGGGGCTATCAAAGTGGATATTCTGGATAAAAAGAGGGAGGACCGGGTGCCGATCTTCAAAGTGGGGATAACTTCTGCCCACCCGGCGGAGATTCCGCTGATTATGTCGGCCTACATGGAGTCGCTCAATGAGTTGCTGCTGAAGCATCAGCAGAGTAATTCGCAGCGGCTGATCGATTTTCTTACCAAACAGATTGCCGATAATAACGAGAAACTGAATGTGCTTGACAAGCAGGTGTTGTCTATGGCGGCTACCAGCTCGGGAGGGATGCTGGATGTGGACAGGTTGCAGGCGAACCTGGAGTCGTTCCGCATGGATCTGATGAAGGCGCAGATTGCGTTGAGTACCCTCAAGGCATCGCGCCAGCGTACGGAGAGTGCCCTGAAGAATCTGGACGGCACGATTGTGAACGAGTCGGCTTTCACAGAGCCGTTAAAGGTGCAGCTGATGAACCTGGAGGTGGATCTGGCACGGGCGCTGACCAAAAACCGGGAGGATCATCCTTCGGTGAAGGCGATACGCAGTAATATAAAGCAGCTCAACGTGATGTTGCGGGATAGTCTGGAGAACCGGATGCAGATTAAGAGCCTGATGGAGAATCCGCTGAAGACGCAGCTGATGAGCAAGTTGATGGAGCTGCAGATTGCGGAGGTGAGTGAAGAGACGCACGTGGCTTCGCTGGAAAGGGTGATTGGGGATCTGGAGCATAGGACGTTGCCGGATGCCAACGATGAGAATCAGCAGCAGGTGTTGCGCAACCGCGAGATGGTGTTTATGACGATCAAGCAGCTGAACCTGAATTTGATTGAGGCGCAGAGTGCTTCGTCGGGCAGTTTGAGCCGTTTTGTAATGGTGGACGAGCCGGATGTGCCTGCCCTGCCTGCCAACAAGGGGATTGTCTTTTTTATTGCCGTGGGGTTGATGGCGGGGCTGGCCGTGGCCGCTGGGTTGGTCTTCTTGTATGATATGCTGGATAACCGGCTGATGGTGACGGGGGATTTTGAGTGTTTCTATACGTGGCCTGTGCTGGGGTCGTTCGGGCACCGAAAACCGGATGCCTTTGGCGACCGGGGACTGAAGGAGCCGGCTGCCGGTGGGTATGCGGGTTGGAGCGACTTGAGCAGTGTGGTGGTGAACCTGAGGCAGGCCATAAAATATAAGGATAAAAGGGTGTTGGCCGTATGCAGTTCGGTACGCCAGGAGGGCAAGTCGCTGATAAGCCTGGAGCTGGCACGGGCGCTGGCCTACAAGAAGTTGCGGGTGCTGCTGGTGGATATGGATTTTTTTGCGCCTAAGCTGAGCGGGATGTTGCAGCGTACGGACAGCCGGGGACTGAGTGATTTGCTTGCCGGAGGTTGTAATCTGGAGGGGGTGCTGCAGGAAACGCGGGTGCCTTCGCTTTGGTTTACAGCGGCGGGTACCGTAAAGGAGCGCAGGGATTTGTTGTATGATGATCCGGCGCTGACTGCCTTCCTGCAGGAGGTGCGCCAACGGTTCGACGTGGTGATTGTGGACACGCCGGCGGCGTTGTTCGTGCCCGAGGTGGTGGGTGTTATGGAGCACATGGACGGGATTATCCTGATGGTGCGCCTGGAGGTTACCTCGCGGGTGGCGCTGGATAAGCTGAAGGGGTTGCTGCAGTCGCACAACCTGCCGGTGCTGGGGGCCATCATCAACGGGGTGAAAGGGAATGTGCTGAACAAATATACGGGATATCATGCCGAAAGGTACCGCTATTATCCCGATGGGGAGGCGGACGGGGCTTCCGGTGCGTTGGTGCCGGAGATGCAGCCGGTGCGGGTACCGCTTTTCCGGAAATTCCGTCTCCGGAAATGGATGTATTTCTTCCTTGCCTTCCAGGCGTTGGCCATTGCCGGCTGGCTGGGATATGTTACGGCAGGTAAAAGGTTTACCGCCCGGCAGACGGAGGTGGTTCCGGAGGTTCGGGTGCCGGCGCCTGCCGCTGTTCCTGATACGGCTTTGGTTGCCGGTACTTTGAATGCCGATAGTGTTGCCCCTCAGTGGCTGGATACAGTGGTGGTGGAAGCGGGAACCCGACTTACCTTGCTGTCTCTTTCGTACTATGGGGATAAGGTATTCTGGGTGTATGTGTATATAGCCAACCGGGATGTGATAAAGGATCCCAACCGGGTGCCTGCGGGTGCTTCGCTGCGGATTCCGATGCCGGACCGATACCGGATTGATGCGGCCGATAAGGAGTCGGTCGCCCGTGCTGCCAAACTTCAGCGGGAGATTCTGGCGGGTAACTTCGAGGGGGTGGATGCGTTGGATAAATTGGCTGCTAACGGATGA
- a CDS encoding NAD-dependent epimerase/dehydratase family protein, with protein sequence MNILITGVHGFVGSNLVKALCAKHTVYGVDIVAQHKPGLAKTYSWNDLNENRIPAMDVIIHLAAVTPDVAVRCIRKPDFTVNLTLTQRVFNYFLASDSKKFIFFSSVKAVANSVGDEVLDEEAIPWPVEAFGETKLKEERYIMGKFNMDDESWKRVYILRPCLIHGPGNKGYLYLLYNMVNKGIPWPLGAFGNKRSFTSMDNLSFIIEGLVSGHVASGIYHIGDDQTISTNELIEVICESQGRKARIWRLPKYFIRSVAVIGDLFCLPLNRVRFKKPTDTYVVNNSKIKRALDIESLPVNARKGLLDTFNSFKEESDK encoded by the coding sequence ATGAATATACTTATAACGGGAGTTCATGGATTTGTGGGCTCCAATCTGGTGAAGGCACTGTGTGCCAAACATACTGTTTACGGAGTCGATATTGTGGCGCAACACAAACCGGGACTGGCAAAGACGTATAGCTGGAATGATTTGAATGAGAATCGGATTCCGGCCATGGATGTGATTATCCACCTGGCTGCTGTTACGCCTGATGTGGCGGTTCGCTGTATCCGGAAGCCCGACTTTACCGTAAATCTTACGCTTACCCAACGGGTGTTCAATTACTTTCTGGCTTCTGATTCAAAAAAGTTTATCTTTTTCAGTTCGGTTAAGGCTGTTGCCAATTCGGTGGGCGACGAGGTGCTGGACGAGGAGGCGATTCCCTGGCCGGTGGAGGCCTTTGGAGAAACCAAGCTGAAGGAAGAAAGGTACATTATGGGAAAGTTTAATATGGATGACGAGTCGTGGAAGCGGGTGTATATTTTACGTCCCTGTTTGATTCACGGTCCGGGTAACAAGGGGTATCTTTATTTACTGTATAACATGGTTAACAAGGGGATTCCCTGGCCGTTGGGGGCGTTCGGGAACAAACGGTCGTTTACAAGCATGGACAATCTTTCGTTTATTATTGAGGGATTGGTGTCGGGCCACGTGGCTTCGGGTATTTATCATATTGGCGACGACCAGACCATTTCTACCAACGAGTTGATTGAGGTTATTTGCGAATCGCAGGGACGAAAAGCCCGGATATGGCGCTTACCAAAATATTTTATACGAAGTGTAGCGGTAATTGGCGATCTTTTCTGCCTGCCTCTTAACAGGGTTCGCTTTAAAAAGCCGACGGATACCTATGTGGTGAACAACTCGAAGATAAAAAGGGCTTTAGATATAGAATCCCTTCCTGTTAATGCCAGAAAGGGATTACTGGATACCTTTAATAGCTTTAAAGAAGAGTCAGACAAATAA